Proteins from a genomic interval of Paenibacillus sp. RC334:
- the secA gene encoding preprotein translocase subunit SecA, protein MLGIVKKIFGDTNERDVKRLMKTVELINKLEPDFEKLSDEELQAKTAEFKARIEQGTTAEEILPDAFATVREASKRVLGKRHYDVQMLGGIALHEGRIAEMKTGEGKTLVGTLPVYLNALLGKGVHVVTVNDYLAQRDSGEMGQIYNFLGMSVGLNLSGLGHGEKQAAYACDITYGTNNEFGFDYLRDNMVLYKEQMVQRPLYFCIIDEVDSILVDEARTPLIISGQAQKSTELYFAADRFVKSLNVEEDYTLDIKVKSVALTENGVSKAENFFGLENLYDQESVTINHHIVQALKANAIMRLDVDYVVADGEVLIVDEFTGRLMAGRRYSDGLHQAIEAKENIVVQNESMTLATITFQNYFRMYRKLAGMTGTAKTEEEEFKKIYGLEVLQIPTNRANQRVDMPDVVYKSVKGKFHAVVDEIVERHKNNQPILVGTISIENSELLSEMLKRKGVRHKVLNAKYHAEEAEIISRAGEAGSVTIATNMAGRGTDIVLGEGVSGIGGLHIIGTERHESRRIDNQLRGRAGRQGDPGSTQFYLSLGDELMKRFGADNVLNMMERLGFEEDQPIESRMITRAIESAQKRVEGNNFDQRKVVLQYDDVMNQQRTIIYKQRREVLESENIKEVVFDMIKPVIERVVEAHCGDDIPENWELEEVAEYVNNNLLDENAISRDDLWGKEKEEIVELVFEKVNERYHRREETIGEDMVREFEKVIVLRAVDSKWMDHIDAMDQLRQGIHLRAYGGTDPLREYQFEGFEMFHAMIASIQEEVATYIMKAQIESNQERQAVIDEDKISTSGEPAAPKKKSAPSRPRRR, encoded by the coding sequence ATGTTAGGAATTGTAAAGAAAATTTTTGGAGATACAAACGAACGTGACGTCAAGCGTTTAATGAAGACGGTTGAGCTGATCAATAAATTAGAGCCGGATTTCGAGAAGCTATCGGATGAGGAACTGCAAGCGAAAACGGCGGAGTTTAAAGCCCGGATTGAGCAGGGAACTACGGCGGAAGAGATTTTGCCGGATGCTTTCGCAACCGTTCGTGAGGCGTCCAAGCGGGTATTGGGCAAACGTCATTATGACGTGCAGATGCTTGGTGGTATTGCGCTGCATGAAGGTAGAATTGCCGAAATGAAAACTGGCGAAGGTAAAACACTAGTGGGAACACTGCCGGTTTATTTGAATGCACTGTTGGGTAAAGGCGTGCACGTGGTTACGGTCAATGACTATTTGGCGCAACGTGACAGCGGAGAAATGGGACAAATCTATAACTTCCTGGGCATGTCGGTCGGGCTGAATTTGTCTGGTCTGGGTCATGGAGAAAAGCAAGCTGCATATGCTTGCGACATCACATACGGCACGAACAATGAGTTTGGATTCGATTACCTGCGTGACAACATGGTGCTCTACAAAGAACAGATGGTACAACGTCCGTTGTATTTCTGTATCATTGATGAAGTGGATTCGATTCTCGTCGATGAAGCCCGTACGCCGTTGATTATCTCTGGACAAGCTCAGAAATCCACAGAGCTGTATTTTGCGGCTGACCGTTTTGTGAAGAGTCTGAATGTTGAAGAAGATTACACCTTGGATATCAAGGTGAAGTCGGTTGCTTTGACCGAGAACGGTGTATCCAAAGCTGAGAATTTCTTCGGACTGGAGAACCTGTACGATCAGGAAAGTGTTACAATCAATCACCACATCGTACAGGCCTTGAAGGCTAACGCTATTATGCGTCTGGATGTGGATTATGTCGTAGCTGACGGCGAAGTTCTGATTGTCGATGAGTTCACAGGCCGTCTGATGGCCGGACGTCGCTACAGCGATGGTTTGCATCAGGCGATTGAAGCGAAGGAAAACATTGTTGTACAGAACGAGAGCATGACGCTGGCGACGATTACTTTCCAAAACTATTTCCGTATGTATCGCAAATTGGCAGGTATGACGGGTACAGCTAAAACAGAAGAAGAAGAATTCAAAAAAATATATGGTCTGGAAGTTCTCCAGATCCCTACGAACCGGGCAAATCAGCGTGTGGATATGCCTGACGTAGTATACAAGAGCGTAAAAGGTAAATTCCATGCGGTAGTGGATGAAATTGTGGAGCGCCACAAAAACAACCAGCCGATATTGGTAGGTACGATTTCTATTGAAAATTCGGAGCTTCTTTCCGAAATGCTGAAACGCAAAGGAGTACGGCATAAAGTGCTTAACGCCAAGTATCATGCCGAGGAAGCTGAAATCATTTCCCGCGCAGGTGAAGCGGGTTCAGTAACCATTGCCACGAACATGGCAGGGCGGGGTACAGACATCGTGTTGGGCGAAGGCGTATCGGGTATTGGCGGCTTACACATCATCGGTACAGAGCGTCATGAATCACGTCGTATTGATAATCAGCTTCGTGGCCGTGCAGGACGCCAAGGTGATCCGGGGTCTACACAGTTTTACTTATCGCTGGGCGATGAGTTGATGAAGCGTTTTGGTGCGGACAACGTACTCAATATGATGGAGCGCTTGGGCTTCGAGGAAGACCAACCAATCGAGAGTCGTATGATTACACGTGCTATCGAATCGGCGCAAAAACGCGTTGAGGGCAACAACTTTGACCAGCGCAAAGTCGTTCTCCAGTATGATGACGTGATGAACCAGCAGCGTACTATTATTTACAAACAGCGTCGTGAAGTGCTGGAATCCGAGAACATTAAAGAAGTCGTGTTCGACATGATCAAGCCTGTCATTGAGCGTGTGGTGGAAGCACATTGCGGCGATGACATCCCTGAAAACTGGGAACTTGAAGAAGTGGCAGAATATGTGAATAACAATCTGCTTGATGAAAATGCAATCAGTCGTGATGACCTGTGGGGTAAAGAAAAAGAAGAGATCGTTGAACTGGTCTTCGAGAAAGTTAACGAAAGATACCACAGACGTGAAGAGACGATTGGCGAAGACATGGTACGCGAGTTCGAGAAAGTTATTGTACTGCGTGCAGTGGATAGCAAATGGATGGATCATATCGATGCTATGGATCAGCTGCGTCAAGGTATTCACTTGCGTGCTTATGGTGGTACCGATCCGTTGCGTGAATACCAGTTTGAAGGTTTTGAAATGTTCCATGCCATGATCGCCAGCATCCAGGAGGAAGTAGCGACTTACATCATGAAGGCGCAAATTGAATCCAACCAAGAGCGTCAGGCTGTCATCGACGAAGACAAAATCTCGACGAGTGGCGAACCTGCTGCTCCTAAAAAGAAATCTGCCCCTTCGCGTCCGCGCAGAAGATAA
- the raiA gene encoding ribosome-associated translation inhibitor RaiA, which yields MNLTVRGQQIEVTDALKEYVDKKFSRLEKYFDAPPTSDGSVTLSTTRDLHTVEVTIPLPGLVLRAEDESDDMYASIDAVVDKLERQIRKHKTKLNRKFRQEGSLKTLFVEDTAGGVAVAEDAELDELEVVRTKRFLLKPMDVEEAILQMNMVGHNFFVFANIDNEEVSVVYKRNDGKYGLIERE from the coding sequence ATGAACTTAACAGTACGAGGTCAACAGATCGAGGTTACCGACGCTTTGAAGGAATACGTTGATAAGAAATTCAGCAGACTTGAGAAGTATTTCGATGCACCCCCGACGTCTGACGGAAGTGTAACGTTAAGCACAACCAGAGATTTGCACACTGTAGAAGTAACCATTCCTTTGCCGGGGCTTGTACTCCGTGCCGAAGACGAAAGCGACGACATGTATGCGTCCATTGATGCCGTGGTAGACAAGCTTGAGCGGCAGATTCGCAAGCATAAAACCAAGCTGAACCGTAAATTTCGTCAGGAGGGCAGCTTGAAAACCCTTTTTGTAGAAGATACGGCAGGTGGCGTGGCTGTTGCTGAAGATGCAGAATTGGATGAGCTGGAAGTCGTCCGCACCAAGCGTTTCTTATTGAAACCGATGGATGTGGAAGAGGCCATTCTTCAAATGAACATGGTTGGACATAATTTCTTTGTATTTGCCAATATTGATAACGAAGAAGTCAGCGTGGTTTACAAGCGCAATGATGGTAAATACGGCCTGATCGAACGGGAATAA
- a CDS encoding cold shock domain-containing protein, translated as MQGKVKWFNAEKGYGFIETADGGDVFVHFSAIQTEGFKTLEEGQDVEFDIVEGARGPQAANVTKL; from the coding sequence ATGCAAGGTAAAGTAAAATGGTTTAACGCAGAAAAAGGTTATGGTTTCATTGAAACTGCTGATGGCGGCGACGTATTCGTTCATTTTTCCGCAATTCAAACAGAAGGCTTCAAAACACTTGAAGAAGGACAAGACGTGGAGTTCGACATTGTCGAAGGCGCACGTGGACCACAAGCCGCTAACGTAACCAAATTATAA